In the Deltaproteobacteria bacterium genome, GGAGATGGTGATGCCTGGTGACAACGTGACGATTACGGGAGATTTGATCACGCCCATCGCCATGGAGAAGGAGCTGCGTTTCGCGATTCGTGAGGGCGGCCGCACCGTGGGTGCCGGAGTGGTGAGCGAAATAATCGAATAGCGGCGAAGGAGTTTAGGGTGAGAATCATTATAACGCTTGCATGCGCAGAATGCAAAAGAAGGAACTATACGACGACAAAGAACAAGCGTACGACGCCTGATAAGTTGGAATTCAGCAAGTACTGCAGATTTTGTCAGAAGCATACGCTCCACAAGGAAACCAAGTAGCTGCTTTCGACACTGAAGGCAGCGTGCACTTAGACTGTCAACCAAGGATGCAGG is a window encoding:
- the tuf gene encoding elongation factor Tu (EF-Tu; promotes GTP-dependent binding of aminoacyl-tRNA to the A-site of ribosomes during protein biosynthesis; when the tRNA anticodon matches the mRNA codon, GTP hydrolysis results; the inactive EF-Tu-GDP leaves the ribosome and release of GDP is promoted by elongation factor Ts; many prokaryotes have two copies of the gene encoding EF-Tu) is translated as EMVMPGDNVTITGDLITPIAMEKELRFAIREGGRTVGAGVVSEIIE
- the rpmG gene encoding 50S ribosomal protein L33, encoding MRIIITLACAECKRRNYTTTKNKRTTPDKLEFSKYCRFCQKHTLHKETK